The proteins below come from a single Lodderomyces elongisporus chromosome 3, complete sequence genomic window:
- a CDS encoding uncharacterized protein (MEROPS:MER0094384), which translates to MYSQNYDPSRSYKPPTSSSSTATATATATTTTQSPFPSSSLPASRNNNYREYPLDEEDMDDSSSFTFYNRSTDLLTETHGRMQHNIQTHNNQDNNEQNNIQHQESSSSSSAPLLQKTPPRDKSFSSLPPLPNQNSFQYYPYGQNQRNNSDQTALKKQESANAYEMSVLDHDQSRELYMGQYPQQYPQQYTDQYTDQYKEQHTDQYGDRYRDGDRNRDLPDLPHNHDPFIDNDRYDSVPLPELPPSPSANPFYSSNNNNNNNSNSNNPRESLTDVEKRMRRNEKNRLYTLRSKPRFHYTRLPYFTILVTLIQVIVFIVELAKMSILTGSAFQTSPYFNPMLGPSTYLLIYMGARYVPCMHQITGITDDTTISFPCANSTTVDTFVCSLNDLCGLSGIPTFDDGTKFAPNQWYRIFIPIFLHAGFLHIFFNLLLQLTMGASIERNIGILKYALIYIMSGIAGFLLGANFTPQGIASTGASGALFGVVATNIILFIYTGRKNTNMYGTKHYKLFIFFMFCEIVISFVLGLLPGLDNFSHLGGFAMGILSAILLLKDPFWIYNDGIITYRRDPTTWQQFVNNWNPLFAYEDKIPLRFLIWVGVRVVALVLIIVYFVLLAKNFFNNDYDSSENCKWCKYFNCIPVKGWCDIGQVTVSTTTPTATGATGETGETVASGSGSIASETTVPTQVYSTAIYTTTVPTTEAGSNNRAKIKRQAQAQAQAQAKAQALDAFKALDAAPSYSIGGIRTAPIAATTMKSTTNTTPTTLTELNFVQQSAIGVGLYLILTVFMICFLKRKKVL; encoded by the coding sequence ATGTACTCTCAAAATTATGACCCTTCGAGGTCTTATAAGCCAccaacttcttcttcctcaacagcaacagcaacagcaacagcaacaacaactacacaGTCGCCATTTCCATCCTCGTCTCTTCCAGCATCAAGGAATAACAACTACAGAGAATACCCACTAGATGAAGAGGATATGGATGACTCATCCTCATTTACTTTCTACAACCGATCGACTGACCTTTTGACGGAAACCCATGGGAGAATGCAGCATAAcatccaaacacacaatAACCAAGACAATAATGAGCAAAACAATATTCAACACCAGGAACTGTCGTCGCTGTCTTCGGCTCCACTATTACAAAAGACACCACCAAGGGACAAAAGCTTTTCATCATTACCGCCCTTGCCAAACCAAAATAGTTTTCAATACTACCCATATGGTCAAAATCAACGAAACAATTCAGATCAAACAGCgctaaagaaacaagaatcGGCAAATGCATATGAAATGTCAGTTTTGGATCATGACCAAAGTAGAGAACTATATATGGGACAATACCCACAACAATACCCACAGCAATACACAGATCAATACACAGATCAATACAAAGAGCAGCACACAGATCAATACGGTGACCGATACAGAGACGGAGATAGAAATCGAGACCTACCAGACTTGCCCCATAATCACGACCCTTTTATCGACAACGATAGGTATGACTCTGTGCCGTTACCAGAACTCCCACCACTGCCCTCAGCCAACCCCTTttacagcagcaacaacaacaacaacaacaacagcaacagcaacaatcCTCGAGAATCTTTGACAGATGTTGAGAAACGAATGAGAAGGAATGAGAAAAACAGACTTTATACACTTCGCAGTAAGCCACGATTCCATTATACAAGATTACCCTACTTTACCATCTTGGTGACACTAATTCAAGTTATCGTCTTTATCGTTGAACTCGCCAAAATGTCCATCTTGACAGGCTCGGCTTTTCAAACTAGCCCCTATTTCAACCCAATGTTGGGTCCATCTACATATTTACTCATATACATGGGTGCAAGATACGTTCCATGCATGCATCAAATAACTGGAATCACCGATGACACAACTATAAGCTTTCCCTGTGCCAACTCAACTACAGTTGACACATTTGTATGTTCACTTAACGACCTATGTGGGTTATCGGGCATTCCAACATTTGACGATGGCACAAAATTTGCTCCCAATCAGTGGTACCGGATCTTTATACCCATTTTCTTGCATGCTGGATTtctccacatttttttcaacttgttGCTACAACTTACTATGGGTGCCTCAATAGAGCGCAATATCGGGATACTCAAATATGCACTTATCTATATCATGAGTGGAATTGCGGGTTTTCTCCTCGGGGCCAATTTTACACCGCAAGGTATAGCATCGACTGGTGCTTCAGGTGCATTGTTTGGCGTTGTTGCCACAAAtataattttgtttatctACACTGGAAggaaaaacacaaacatGTATGGTACAAAGCACTACAAGttgtttatattttttatgttttgcGAAATAGTCATTTCCTTTGTATTGGGCTTACTACCGGGGTTGGACAATTTTAGTCACTTGGGAGGATTTGCAATGGGAATTCTTTCAGCAATCCTTTTACTCAAAGACCCATTTTGGATATACAACGATGGCATCATAACGTATAGGAGAGACCCAACTACTTGGCAACAATTTGTCAATAACTGGAATCCGCTTTTTGCGTATGAGGACAAGATCCCATTGAGATTTCTCATTTGGGTTGGAGTAAGGGTTGTGGCATTGGTATTGATCAttgtatattttgttttgctcgcaaagaatttttttaataatgATTACGACCTGTCTGAAAACTGCAAATGGTGTAAATATTTCAACTGTATACCGGTGAAAGGATGGTGTGATATCGGGCAAGTCACAGTATCAACTacaacaccaacagcaaCTGGAGCAACTGGGGAAACTGGGGAAACCGTGGCATCCGGATCCGGGTCTATAGCTTCAGAGACAACTGTGCCTACTCAAGTCTATTCTACGGCAATCTATACTACAACAGTGCCTACAACCGAGGCAGGGTCCAACAACAGAgccaaaattaaaaggCAAGCCCAAGCCCAAGCCCAAGCCCAAGCTAAAGCTCAGGCATTAGATGCATTCAAGGCATTAGACGCAGCGCCATCATACAGCATAGGAGGTATAAGAACTGCACCGATCGCAGCTACAACTATGAAAAGTACAACAAACACTACGccaacaacattaacagaGTTAAACTTTGTCCAGCAGTCTGCAATAGGCGTCGGGCTATATCTAATACTTACTGTGTTTatgatttgttttcttaaaaggaaaaaagtatTATAG
- the ARG81 gene encoding arginine metabolism regulation protein II, which produces MSPIDTTHPQSPTKSSSTSPTPTQTQTQTQTSTSTSTSTSTQAQAQAQAQIETEPSVEPASSHASIFPTESITPSTLATQTAQNDQITPSREQPKRRFKTFKGCHTCRSRKIKCDLGKPHCQKCIKAKLTCAGYDIRLRWSKPIEFRPIYNGEGDGTGANCPANSSNISVNSCDVKSTKVIFRTIDEMRDEDLRREGTPTAPEQLHYRRLIDFVVWKEPYKTYDDMDRDLAYLQTHTGNTQDVNPQDATKMKGPFGVFRGIKHEKRRQQRNQRQQYKKPKVAKPSKSVTTNPSQRQAQHQQKRSPHKNNQIHTKENIQQFSPSSAIESPQSMTMANDASQISMDAVPQDQFWLSNELKDAALISAAALDTHYLDLMNNYDLNNNMPIANDANFDGFGFNLNNPDLLNLVFHNKAQLFNSIPPQSQPQSQPQPQPQSQSQSQTSLQTPSSVANMSMSNILNHQHHPQNATPQQSQQHYNSDALIDPIHYSNFSNFFYNNPYQMNDNLEIQLHAQSTGADDSEVVEGDRSNDSTLLATIMKTVQNPLRVNFDLGLPKQQFGIPSTALQVQPLTRYLLNYYVTDVADLMTVIPLTENPWKAIYFPRALMAIGELSALGKTTTAKNALLNALLAVSAFNLQSKFPKNSEPMKFYLNLGIALRNQASLFVKQLLNSNQKNNNNIQAGIEHCVSHEKYKDVLCAVMTMISVDLVWGTMQDTGLYITWCGKVIVAKMANKKKLSSKARILHRIFSSLKLIQDSTSLQFESVRDDFDSNAGFGYDVNGDKFGKTAQINNSNNKNNNNGNSGNSSGSGGGDNSYQRKIPTNKGRIDFIVNNSFSSPRPTTTTTSPQFVNKKLINTKKNDENFATDALYGLPNSLILLFSETVELLRVKIYYTGIRKSPPSDYGPRVQDLDKNLQDWRLDWELFAGQNLNGGSFAGEGYNSAKVVGSGLNSPTSTSTHTVQREKGVGDGDGGDGNKKFFSSMHEATYHHIMSFYHALVIYFNRFVLGVASFKLQNRVESTLYHLNSIQELIAQGKANIIPLFWQGFIAGCEAKSSELQVGFKKWGADIAQYLGSYWGARQIMLEVWRRRRMKESKDDWVSVVQDWEMNLMLN; this is translated from the coding sequence ATGTCTCCCATTGATACTACGCACCCACAATCTCCGACCAAGCTGTCAAGCACGTCTCCCACACcaacacagacacagacacagacacagacatcaacatcgacatcaacatcaacatcaacacaggcacaagcacaagcacaagcacaaaTAGAAACAGAACCATCGGTAGAACCAGCATCGTCGCATGCCTCGATTTTCCCAACAGAGTCAATCACTCCAAGCACTTTAGCCACACAAACTGCTCAAAATGACCAGATAACTCCATCGCGTGAACAACCAAAGCGACGATTCAAGACATTTAAAGGTTGTCACACATGTAGGAGCCGAAAAATCAAATGTGATTTGGGCAAGCCACATTGCCAGAAATGCATAAAAGCCAAATTGACATGTGCTGGATACGATATCAGACTACGGTGGTCCAAACCAATAGAGTTCAGACCTATTTATAATGGTGAAGGAGATGGAACTGGTGCTAATTGTCCTGCAAATAGTAGTAATATTTCGGTTAATAGCTGCGACGTAAAGTCCACAAAAGTGATATTCAGAACAATTGATGAGATGAGAGATGAAGACTTGCGAAGAGAAGGAACACCCACTGCACCGGAACAACTTCATTATAGaagattgattgattttgttgTATGGAAAGAGCCCTACAAGACATATGATGACATGGATAGGGATCTTGCGTATTTACAAACTCACACTGGCAATACGCAAGATGTGAATCCACAAGACGCGACGAAAATGAAAGGCCCATTTGGTGTGTTTCGTGGCATCAAACATGAGAAACGAAGACAGCAACGTAATCAACGGCAACAATacaagaaaccaaaagttgcaaaaccaAGTAAGCTGGTGACAACCAATCCACTGCAACGCCAAgcccaacaccaacaaaaacGATCACCCCACAAGAATAACCAAATACATACAAAGGAAAacattcaacaattttcaCCTAGTTCAGCTATTGAATCCCCACAATCTATGACAATGGCCAATGACGCTTCTCAGATTTCAATGGATGCTGTCCCGCAAGATCAATTTTGGTTATCAAATGAGTTAAAAGATGCGGCGTTGATTTCAGCTGCTGCCTTGGACACGCACTATCTTGATTTGATGAACAACTACGATTTGAACAATAATATGCCCATTGCGAACGATGCCAATTTCGATGGTTTTGGCTTTAATCTTAACAATCCTGATTTGTTAAATTTAGTATTTCATAACAAAGCTCAGCTATTCAACTCTATACCTCCACAACTGCAACCGCAACTGCAACCACAGCCACAACCGCAATCGCAATCGCAATCGCAAACTCTGTTGCAAACGCCTTCTTCGGTTGCAAACATGTCTATGTCGAATATCCTAAATCATCAGCACCACCCTCAAAATGCAACCCCACAACAACTGCAGCAACACTATAATTCAGATGCTTTAATTGATCCTATACATTACTCCAATTtttccaactttttttacaaTAACCCATACCAAATGAATGATAATCTTGAGATTCAACTCCATGCACAAAGCACTGGTGCAGATGATCTGGAGGTTGTTGAAGGCGATCGCTCAAACGACTCGACATTGTTGGCCACAATAATGAAAACAGTGCAGAACCCACTCCGTGTCAACTTTGATCTTGGTTTACCCAAGCAGCAATTTGGTATACCAAGTACAGCATTGCAAGTGCAACCTTTAACTCGGTATTTGCTCAACTACTATGTCACAGACGTTGCTGATCTAATGACGGTGATTCCACTTACAGAAAACCCGTGGAAGGCGATATATTTTCCACGCGCATTGATGGCAATTGGAGAATTACTGGCTTTGGGGAAGACCACCACGGCAAAAAATGCATTATTGAATGCATTACTTGCAGTCTCGGCATTCAATTTACAATCCAAGTTTCCAAAAAATTCGGAGCCAATGAAATTCTATCTTAATTTGGGCATTGCGTTGAGAAACCAGGCtagtttgtttgttaagcagttgttgaatctgaaccaaaagaacaataacaatatcCAAGCAGGAATCGAGCATTGTGTGAGTCATGAAAAGTACAAAGATGTGCTTTGTGCAGTAATGACAATGATCAGTGTTGATTTAGTTTGGGGTACCATGCAAGATACTGGATTATACATCACATGGTGTGGGAAAGTGATTGTTGCCAAAATGGCTAATAAGAAGAAGCTTTCATCCAAAGCACGGATTTTGCATCGGATTTTTCTGTCGTTAAAATTAATTCAGGACTCTACGAGCTTACAGTTTGAAAGTGTCAGGGATGATTTTGACTCCAATGCAGGGTTTGGTTACGATGTTAATGGAGATAAATTTGGCAAAACTGCTCAAATtaacaatagcaataataaaaacaataacaacggCAATAGCGGCAATAGCAGTGGTAGTGGAGGTGGTGATAACAGTTACCAAAGAAAGATACCCACAAACAAGGGGAGAATAGACTTTATTGTaaacaattctttttcaagcCCGAggccaacaacaaccactacATCTCCGCAGTTTGTGAATaagaaattgatcaacaccaaaaagaatgatGAGAACTTTGCCACGGATGCATTGTATGGTTTGCCaaattctttaattttgttgtttagtGAAACAGTTGAGCTCCTTCGTGTTAAAATTTACTATACTGGAATCCGAAAGTCCCCTCCTCTGGACTATGGACCAAGAGTGCAAGATTTGGATAAAAACTTACAAGATTGGAGACTCGATTGGGAACTTTTTGCTGGACAAAATCTTAACGGTGGTAGTTTTGCTGGTGAAGGATACAATCTGGCCAAGGTTGTTGGCTCAGGTTTGAACTCCCCAACATCGACTTCTACGCATACTGTGCAAAGAGAGAAGGGtgttggtgatggtgatggtggtgacgggaataaaaagtttttttcttcaatgcATGAAGCAACTTACCATCACATCATGTCATTCTACCATGCGTTGGTGATTTATTTCAATAGATTTGTTCTAGGTGTTGCTTCGTTTAAGCTTCAAAATCGTGTTGAATCGACGCTTTATCATTTGAATTCAATTCAAGAGCTTATAGCACAGGGCAAAGCGAATATCATTCCGTTGTTTTGGCAAGGTTTTATAGCTGGGTGTGAAGCAAAATCAAGTGAATTGCAAGTGGGATTTAAAAAATGGGGAGCAGATATTGCGCAGTATTTGGGGAGTTATTGGGGAGCAAGACAAATTATGCTTGAGGTgtggagaagaaggaggatGAAAGAGAGTAAAGATGATTGGGTCAGTGTGGTGCAGGATTGGGAAATGAATCTCATGTTGAATTGA
- the DAK2 gene encoding Dihydroxyacetone kinase 2 has translation MTLAKHWKYNENEDIVLSQLEGLLAANPYAKLIPTEKVIFNPHSDTQSKIAVISGGGAGHEPLHGGFVGENLLDAAVSGHIFASPSTKQIMAAIKTKGDKERGTIIVVKNYTGDVLHFGLAAERAKSDNYNVELVVVSDDVAVGRKQNKMVGRRALAGTALIHKVLGAATALDTSASLKEISDFGRLVNENLATLGASLDRTSVPGKAAQEEEDEHKVEFNDDDEAELGLGIHNEPGTKLKPIPNLDELIKDMIEKLVSPSDQERHYVDFDLDNDDFVLLINNLGGTSSFELFAITEHVIKNLPFKKAPKRIFVSDFVTSFNSPGFSITLLNLSNIDKSKGAKFKSEDVLKFLDTPTNAPGWKPKTYDAKYWDESGKQDRTIESPMKDESVVTSNLKIDAKQFEQNLKAALENLLKAEPKVTHYDTLVGDGDCGETLAGGANSILEALKSDKEFQSHLSDPVATLYRITELVEDSMGGTSGGLYSIYLTALVQNLKDAKEVSTKIVADALYNALHDGLFKYTKARVGGRTMIDSLQPFVDTFKDTGDLSKAVEAAKKGCEETKKLEASFGRSSYVNKEDLEAEGGIPDPGAVGLLALIEGFANSVN, from the coding sequence ATGACATTGGCTAAGCATTGGAAATACAACGAAAACGAAGACATTGTTCTTTCTCAACTTGAAGGTCTTCTTGCCGCCAATCCTTATGCTAAATTAATCCCTACAGAAAAAGTCATATTCAACCCACATTCGGATACACAGAGCAAGATTGCCGTGAtcagtggtggtggtgcagGTCACGAACCATTACATGGCGGGTTTGTTGGTGAGAACTTGTTAGATGCCGCCGTTAGTGGCCACATTTTTGCCTCACCTTCGACAAAGCAAATCATGGCTGCTATCAAGACCAAAGGtgataaagaaagaggtACAATTATTGTGGTAAAGAATTATACTGGTGATGTCTTGCACTTTGGTTTAGCTGCTGAACGGGCCAAGAGTGATAATTATAATGTGGAGTTAGTTGTTGTTAGTGACGATGTTGCTGTGGGcagaaagcaaaacaagATGGTTGGAAGGAGAGCGTTGGCAGGTACTGCATTGATTCATAAAGTATTGGGTGCAGCCACCGCATTGGACACAAGCGCTAGTTTGAAAGAAATCAGTGATTTTGGCCGTCTTGTGAATGAGAATTTGGCTACATTGGGAGCAAGTTTAGATAGAACTTCTGTACCTGGTAAAGCTGCacaagaggaagaggacgAGCACAAGGTTGAGttcaatgatgatgatgaggcAGAGTTAGGATTAGGTATTCATAACGAACCGGGAACGAAATTAAAACCTATTCCTAATCTTGATGAGTTGATCAAGGATATGATTGAAAAGCTAGTCTCACCCTCGGATCAAGAACGTCATtatgttgattttgatttggataatgatgattttgTTCTCTTGATTAATAATCTTGGTGGTACATCTTCTTTTGAATTGTTTGCAATTACGGAACACGTTATCAAGAATCTTCCATTCAAAAAGGCTCCAAAGAGGATTTTTGTCAGTGACTTTGTTACTTCGTTTAACTCTCCTGGGTTCTCCATTACCTTACTTAATTTGTCCAATATTGACAAGAGCAAGGGCGCGAAATTTAAGCTGGAAGATGTTTTGAAGTTCTTGGACACGCCAACAAATGCTCCAGGGTGGAAACCAAAGACATACGATGCCAAATACTGGGACGAGAGTGGGAAACAAGATAGAACAATTGAGTCACCAATGAAGGATGAATCCGTTGTTACCTCAAATTTAAAGATTGACGctaaacaatttgaacaaaatttgaaagCCGCGTTGGAAAACCTTCTTAAAGCTGAGCCAAAAGTAACACATTACGACACATTGGTTGGAGATGGTGATTGTGGGGAGACCTTGGCTGGTGGTGCTAACTCCATCTTAGAAGCATTGAAATCTGATAAAGAGTTTCAATCGCATCTTTCCGACCCAGTAGCCACACTTTATCGCATCACCGAACTTGTCGAAGATAGCATGGGAGGTACTTCGGGTGGATTATACTCAATTTATCTTACTGCATTAGTGCAAAACTTAAAAGATGCAAAAGAAGTCAGCACAAAGATAGTAGCCGATGCCTTGTACAATGCCCTCCATGACGGTTTATTCAAGTATACCAAAGCACGTGTTGGTGGAAGAACCATGATTGATTCATTGCAACCATTTGTTGATACATTTAAAGATACTGGTGATTTGAGCAAAGCAGTCGAGGCAGCTAAGAAGGGATGTGAAGAGACTAAAAAATTGGAGGCCAGCTTTGGAAGATCGAGTTATGTAAACAAGGAAGACTTGGAAGCTGAAGGCGGTATACCTGATCCGGGTGCTGTTGGGTTATTGGCCTTGATAGAAGGATTTGCCAATAGTGTTAactaa
- the CTA8 gene encoding Heat shock transcription factor, with product MFRKAKIDQKSVYKGRSITSEKGDNSEDASVTSSKSPSSDIPNQISNQSYKQPPQSSPKIQELLPQSSISLSPTLSTSKIMNMATDYRDPLLDLLGPSMDNSHASVDDIQMINRNGNINNNNINNSTNNNNHGFGSNHQLFQQHFPHMSPGSFGIDLNQSQNYNETQGQGYGQAKAQGQGNGRGQNGANAPQTPVLNHQQYYSTNFDFGSPNHISNFEKIQELEQSPPQQVKKPSVHVPSSTDGSLSADQDFDLQVFNKTNPSSFYKEMSLPPLPPLSESVLPRNYKPLDIAQVHQELSKPQQPQIQAHASNNHNKRRKQEAGPKTRPAFVMKIWSMVNDEANKEYIRWNDDGKTFQVFHREDFMKLILPNYFKHNNFASFVRQLNMYGWHKVQDINNGTMNQNCDRHGNGGQDEIWQFENPNFIRGREDLLDKIIRNKSTPGQDDAQDAPVTNASLSLILSELETIKMNQYAITEDLRRVRHDNKVLWQENYLNRERAQMQARTMDKVLKFLAAAYGNGNKLLDTQNHPLAHFPQSVRNSPMLRRAQTHTQSQGPQQPTDLNASLDSNIINNNSSNNNNNHNNINNKSSHQQQTHTEDHNSPVYQSPSSSEASYQQMQYKPRLLLTDQAHARRPSVSRTQSSPASIEEIFRSHNKARSNESNLKNMYQHLVNQDPATSPHPLYTDLTIPTNPAYDSMETQLKNSGQSIEQVQDWIEKLSQQQELAQKDGLHLDAKSNGSNNGVDPSVSAGASTGASTGADFASGANPANSDHNDILAHDPTLDHFNIDDYIQNGSPAPAPGFLNTSAVNGFSSPQPESAQLLNGYANPRPSSKKRTIHEIYDGTEEEEGEEETK from the exons atGTTTAGA aaagccAAAATAGATCAGAAAAGTGTATATAAAGGGAGGCTGATCACCTCCGAAAAGGGGGATAATCTGGAGGATGCTTCCGTCacatcatcaaaatcacCATCTTCAGATATCCCCAACCAGATCTCTAATCAATCTTATAaacaaccaccacaatCGTCGCCGAAAATACAGGAACTACTACCGCAATCACTGATATCGCTATCGCCAACACTATCAACCTCGAAGATCATGAATATGGCAACAGACTATAGAGACCCATTACTAGACTTGCTTGGACCCTCCATGGACAACCTGCACGCTTCAGTCGATGATATACAAATGATAAATCGGAACggaaacatcaacaacaataacatcaacaacagcaccaacaataataaccaCGGGTTTGGTTCAAATCACCAATTATTTCAACAACATTTCCCTCACATGTCACCAGGAAGTTTTGGTATCGACTTGAATCAAAGTCAAAACTATAACGAAACCCAGGGACAAGGGTATGGACAAGCTAAAGCGCAAGGACAAGGGAATGGTCGCGGTCAAAATGGCGCCAATGCACCACAAACACCTGTGTTgaatcatcaacaatactATAGTACCAACTTTGACTTTGGCTCCCCAAACCACATCAGCAACTTTGAGAAAATCCAGGAATTGGAACAATCTCCACCTCAACAAGTTAAGAAACCAAGTGTGCATGTTCCTTCATCTACTGATGGCTCATTATCAGCAGACCAAGACTTTGATTTACAAGtattcaacaaaacaaacccATCACTGTTTTACAAGGAAATGTCGCTTCCACctttaccaccactatCTGAATCTGTGTTGCCTCGCAACTACAAACCATTGGATATCGCCCAAGTACACCAAGAACTTTCCAAACCACAACAGCCTCAAATACAGGCACATGCAAGTAACAATCACAATAAACGCAGGAAACAAGAGGCGGGGCCAAAAACTAGGCCAGCATTTGTGATGAAGATTTGGTCCATGGTCAATGACGAAGCCAATAAGGAATACATTAGATGGAATGATGATGGTAAAACTTTCCAGGTTTTTCACCGTGAGGATTTCATGAAACTCATCTTGCCCAACTATTTCAAACACAACAATTTTGCAAGTTTTGTTAGACAGTTGAACATGTATGGGTGGCACAAAGTTCAAGATATTAATAATGGGACCATGAACCAAAACTGTGATAGGCATGGCAACGGTGGTCAAGATGAGATTTGGCAATTTGAGAATCCGAACTTCATTAGGGGCCGCGAAGATTTGTTAGACAAAATTATAAGAAACAAGAGCACACCAGGACAGGACGACGCGCAGGACGCCCCAGTTACAAATGCTAGTCTCTCGTTGATCCTCTCTGAGTTGGAAACCATCAAGATGAATCAGTATGCTATTACGGAAGATTTGAGACGGGTTAGACATGATAACAAGGTGTTGTGGCAGGAGAATTATCTCAATAGGGAGAGGGCTCAAATGCAAGCTAGGACGATGGACAAGGTGCTCAAATTTTTGGCAGCTGCTTACGGCAATGGCAACAAGCTTTTGGATACTCAAAATCACCCGTTGGCGCATTTCCCACAATCAGTAAGGAACTCACCTATGCTTCGTAGAGCACAAACACATACTCAATCACAAGGTCCGCAACAACCTACTGACTTAAATGCTTCACTCGATTCtaatattattaataataatagcagtaacaacaataacaatcacaacaacatcaataacAAAAGCAGCCACCAACAGCAAACCCATACAGAAGATCACAATTCACCGGTCTATCAATCTCCCTCGTCGTCAGAAGCGCTGTATCAACAAATGCAATACAAGCCTAGATTACTTCTCACAGACCAAGCACATGCACGCAGGCCTTCTGTTAGCAGAACGCAATCCTCTCCAGCCTCGATTGAAGAAATTTTCAGGTCGCACAATAAGGCCAGATCAAATGAATCCAACTTGAAGAATATGTATCAGCATTTGGTAAATCAGGATCCCGCGACATCGCCACATCCATTGTACACGGATTTAACTATACCAACCAATCCAGCGTATGATAGTATGGAGACACAATTGAAGAATTCTGGACAGTCTATTGAGCAAGTGCAGGATTGGATAGAGAAATTGAGTCAGCAACAAGAATTAGCTCAAAAAGATGGCTTACATCTTGATGCAAAATCGAATGGTTCAAATAATGGGGTTGATCCTAGTGTTAGTGCGGGTGCTAGTACAGGTGCTAGTACAGGTGCTGATTTTGCTTCTGGTGCAAACCCCGCTAATAGTGATCACAATGATATATTAGCTCACGACCCAACGTTGGACCATTTCAATATTGATGATTACATTCAGAATGGAAGTCCCGCACCTGCGCCAGGTTTTCTAAACACTAGTGCCGTTAATGGATTTTCTTCTCCGCAACCGGAGCTGGCCCAATTGCTAAATGGATATGCGAATCCACGCCCCTcgagtaaaaaaagaacgaTCCATGAGATCTATGATGGAAcagaggaggaagaaggagaagaagaaacaaagtaa